The window TTTCAATAGCTGGTTATCGAAAAGGTTTTGAAGATGAAAGAGGAGAAATATTTTTTCAGTTAGCTAGAGTTATAAAGGATAAATTACCAAGAGTAATATTCATAGAAAATGTTAAAAATTTATTGACGCATGATAAGGGAAATACTTATAAAGTTATAAAAGAAACATTGGAAAGTTATGGGTATAAATTAAAAACAATGATTCTTAATGCTTGCGAATACGGGAATATTCCACAAAATAGAGAAAGAATTTATATAATAGGTTTTAGAAAAAAAGATGATTTTAAAAATTTTAAGGATATTGAACCGCTACTATTAAGCACAAAAATAAGCGATATTATAAATTACAATGAAAAAGTTGATGATAAATTTTATTATAATGAAAATAATTGTAGTTTTTATGAAGTTTTAAAAGATGAGATAAAAAATGAAGATACTTTGTATCAATGGCGTAGAGTTTATGTTAGAGAAAATAAATCTAAACTATGTCCAACTTTAACAGCTAATATGGGAACAGGTGGGCATAATGTACCAATTATTTTAACTAAACATGGAATTAGAAAATTAACTCCAAAAGAATGTTTTTTATTTCAAGGTTACCCTAAAGATTATGTGTTACCATCTAATTTAGCACAAAGTCATTTATACAAACAAGCAGGAAACTCTGTTGTTGTTCCAGTCATAAAAAGGTTAGCTAATAATATAATGGAAGCAATAAAAATAACAGAGACTAAAAATATTTTATAAACGTAAGTAAATAATATGAAAAATTTTTATAGTGAAGACTAATAATTTATTATTGGTCTTATTTATTTTTAAAAAATTAAATATATTAAAGACGCAAATTACAATAGTAAGTTAGCCACCTCAGGCAAGTCATAAGGACATACATAATTAAATAATTTACGTGGATAACGATTTATCCATTGTTCAACAGCCGTTACTTCGTTAGGAGTAACGGTTGTTGTGCCTTTTGGGAACCATCGTCTAATCAATCGATTTGCATTTTCGTTACTACCTCGTTCATAAGAAGAAAACGGATGTGCGTAATAAATAGGACAAGTGATGGCTTCGTCTAGTCTTAAAAATTCAGAACCATTATCAGCTGTTAAAGAGCGAATTAAATAGTCTTGTTGAATAGACGTCAAAGCGGTATTCACACTTTGGGCCGTTTTATCAGGAATAAGACGAATGATTTCATAGCGTGTTTTTCTGTCTGTTAATGTCAATAACTGTTGTCCACGTTTCTTGTTTAAAATGACTAAATCAATTTCAAAATGCCCAATTTCTTTTCGTTCGTTAATCTCTTGTGGTCGCTGTTCAATAGAGAGGGCATTCGTTTTTCTTGGTGGTCGTTTTTCATTTGATTTTATTGGTTTAGTTTTTCTAGGGTAAATCAGATGTTTACGTGAAATACCTGCTATCCATCCTTTATATATCCATGTGTAAATTGTCGTAAAAGACGGCATATCTGGTAATTGACTAATCATTTCAGGGGAATATTTATCCATAATTTTTTCTCTGATTACATTTTCTTTTTCTACAGTCCACGTATCCGTTCTACCTACGGCTAAACGTAAATGATTATAATCATTCTGTGCTTTTTGAGCAGAGTATTCTTTAGTGCCACCATGAAAAGATAAATCAATCAGTCCGCGTTTAATTTCGTTATTAATAGTTTGGTGATTTTTGCCTAATAATCTAGCGATTTCTCGGTTACTTTTTCCTTCTTTTTTCCATTTTTCAATTAAATAACGCTCTTTTTCTGTAATGTGTTTGCCTTTTGTGTTATAATGTTCTTGCATCTCTTGGTATCCTTTTTTTGTAGTTACTAAAAGTATATCCTATGAGATGCTTTTTTTGTACTACTGGCTAACTTAATTATATAATTTACTAATATATTAAAGATAAATGATAATTTGAGTATT of the Gemella sp. zg-570 genome contains:
- a CDS encoding IS30 family transposase; translation: MQEHYNTKGKHITEKERYLIEKWKKEGKSNREIARLLGKNHQTINNEIKRGLIDLSFHGGTKEYSAQKAQNDYNHLRLAVGRTDTWTVEKENVIREKIMDKYSPEMISQLPDMPSFTTIYTWIYKGWIAGISRKHLIYPRKTKPIKSNEKRPPRKTNALSIEQRPQEINERKEIGHFEIDLVILNKKRGQQLLTLTDRKTRYEIIRLIPDKTAQSVNTALTSIQQDYLIRSLTADNGSEFLRLDEAITCPIYYAHPFSSYERGSNENANRLIRRWFPKGTTTVTPNEVTAVEQWINRYPRKLFNYVCPYDLPEVANLLL
- a CDS encoding DNA cytosine methyltransferase is translated as MKVAGLFAGVGGIELGFQQAGFKIVWSNEFDNKAAETFKSNHHSKIVIDDIHNINTKTIPDVDVIVGGFPCQAFSIAGYRKGFEDERGEIFFQLARVIKDKLPRVIFIENVKNLLTHDKGNTYKVIKETLESYGYKLKTMILNACEYGNIPQNRERIYIIGFRKKDDFKNFKDIEPLLLSTKISDIINYNEKVDDKFYYNENNCSFYEVLKDEIKNEDTLYQWRRVYVRENKSKLCPTLTANMGTGGHNVPIILTKHGIRKLTPKECFLFQGYPKDYVLPSNLAQSHLYKQAGNSVVVPVIKRLANNIMEAIKITETKNIL